One Heyndrickxia oleronia genomic window, ATCTACATCTTTATAGTCGATGTGTGTGATACCGTTTGATGTGAAGTAACACACTTTACGACGTTTACGTCCGCCTCTGCGTCCACCTGCCATGTTATTTCCCTCCATTTCCTTCATTTAGATCACTTTAGAATGGAAGATCGTCATCTGAAATATCAATTGGTTGCCCATCATTTGAGAATGGATCTTCATCTACTCGTGTATATCCTTGATTTCGTTGATTCTGATTTTGACTAAACGGGTTACCCTGATTTCCCTGGCTTCCGCCATAAAAATCATTATTACCAGTACGAGGTTGTCCAGAATTTCTTGGCTCTAAGAATTGAACGCTTTCTGCCACAACTTCAGTAACATAGACACGTTTTCCATCTTGACCTTCATAAT contains:
- the ssb gene encoding single-stranded DNA-binding protein; amino-acid sequence: MMNRVVLVGRLTKDPDLRYTPSGAAVATFTLAVNRTFTNQQGEREADFINCVVWRKPAENVANFLKKGSLAGVDGRLQTRNYEGQDGKRVYVTEVVAESVQFLEPRNSGQPRTGNNDFYGGSQGNQGNPFSQNQNQRNQGYTRVDEDPFSNDGQPIDISDDDLPF